Proteins encoded by one window of Paenibacillus sp. DCT19:
- a CDS encoding phosphotransferase family protein has product MNSKLGVKLGEGGCAEVYAWEGESKIIKLAKPNTIIEALQAELHHSYIAWACGLAVPQPFDMQEVEERWGIVFERVYGDSIMKRFVDTTQERARHKQLLHVSEDYLHARVTAQMLYQIHSHAVPNMPSQRDNIKHDIQRAQYLSEAEKARVIELMDQIPTKQQLCHGDPNPGNIILRENDAIMIDWNNASVGNPEADLAEYILMIQYAILPVNVPQQAQEALEATREESIRMFIEHYGKLSGIRDTDIEPWFVVVAARKLAADGISEEEKGLLVQEIRRRLHSTPL; this is encoded by the coding sequence ATGAACTCAAAACTCGGTGTTAAGCTTGGTGAAGGCGGTTGTGCAGAGGTGTATGCTTGGGAAGGTGAGAGCAAAATCATCAAATTGGCTAAACCTAACACGATTATTGAAGCATTACAGGCAGAATTACATCATAGTTACATTGCTTGGGCATGTGGTTTGGCTGTCCCTCAGCCTTTTGATATGCAAGAAGTTGAGGAGAGATGGGGAATTGTATTTGAGCGTGTGTACGGTGACTCAATTATGAAGAGATTCGTTGACACCACGCAGGAGCGTGCAAGACATAAACAATTGCTTCATGTTTCAGAGGACTATCTTCACGCCAGAGTAACGGCACAAATGTTATATCAGATACATTCACATGCTGTACCGAACATGCCCAGTCAAAGAGACAATATCAAGCATGATATTCAGCGAGCACAATATTTGTCTGAAGCTGAGAAGGCGCGAGTTATTGAGCTTATGGATCAAATTCCGACCAAACAACAGCTATGTCATGGAGACCCGAATCCCGGGAACATCATTCTTCGTGAGAACGATGCGATTATGATCGATTGGAACAATGCTTCTGTTGGGAATCCTGAAGCTGATCTAGCCGAGTATATCCTCATGATTCAGTATGCCATTTTGCCTGTCAATGTCCCGCAACAAGCTCAAGAAGCGTTAGAAGCAACACGTGAAGAGAGCATTCGTATGTTTATCGAGCATTATGGAAAGTTGTCAGGTATTCGTGACACGGACATTGAGCCATGGTTCGTAGTGGTTGCTGCTCGGAAGCTGGCTGCTGACGGTATATCGGAAGAAGAGAAGGGTCTGCTTGTGCAAGAGATCAGAAGAAGACTTCATTCCACTCCTTTATAA
- a CDS encoding TetR/AcrR family transcriptional regulator, with amino-acid sequence MTARNIARRLHCSTQPIYSAYGNMDELKEELFDRAINFAIGTMKTYKNEQNSPAMNLILGCLIFSHQEKHLFRALYLSDYRAVYLSNHTDRLNEEIYVAFLQIDDRLQVIEETRARSMYLKIMTYWLGISTMINTNISELDLDEATRMLEEMYKLLSVKEGLMR; translated from the coding sequence TTGACAGCTAGAAATATTGCACGTAGGCTGCATTGTTCCACACAACCGATTTATAGTGCATACGGCAATATGGATGAGTTAAAAGAAGAACTGTTCGACCGAGCAATAAACTTTGCAATTGGTACGATGAAAACATACAAGAATGAACAGAATAGTCCCGCCATGAATTTGATCCTCGGGTGCTTAATATTCTCACACCAAGAGAAGCATTTGTTCAGAGCTTTGTACCTGTCCGATTACCGTGCGGTTTACTTGAGTAACCATACAGATCGACTGAATGAGGAAATATATGTTGCCTTTCTTCAGATTGATGATCGCTTGCAAGTGATTGAAGAGACCCGAGCACGTTCAATGTACCTCAAAATTATGACTTATTGGTTAGGCATTAGTACCATGATTAATACGAACATTTCTGAGCTAGATCTTGACGAAGCAACGAGGATGTTGGAAGAGATGTATAAACTGTTAAGTGTAAAAGAAGGACTTATGCGTTAA
- a CDS encoding DUF4303 domain-containing protein: protein MNTYYSELGRILDGRIPLRKEGYFILHEGNQISYDTSVPADVAIVTATDFTHALVEGCKCILNTFSQRSENEQVYAFNLYADEQYSFYIYMNTNSSFLKTLEEYEYTEPTEINALKYNPGDFSFQYWDTHMGEYGEVIKQFELIGDRASGDLSEFKRPDAIEGAPIVAFEIGIIKAGFNLLAVNAIQQLIAEDAFNVLNKTDQFIAYVATGNDLLDYSVTMRKTIDSAIFYEVFPDIRESDQSYLEQLESYQKLNVSESLDYWMEAVHDSYASTFPYSLCKSEYEIFKQLERFGNPLAQESLKRLEGLVGKKELESEEYYEIDYYIECLYFSDSLTEAQKEKCRELAAIIQNNKALDNAYASPLWSLITNEPLLK, encoded by the coding sequence TTGAATACCTATTACTCGGAGCTTGGTAGGATTTTGGATGGAAGAATACCATTAAGGAAGGAAGGCTACTTTATTTTACATGAAGGAAACCAAATTAGTTATGATACTTCCGTACCTGCGGACGTAGCTATTGTCACAGCAACAGATTTCACACACGCTCTAGTTGAAGGTTGCAAGTGTATATTAAATACATTTTCACAAAGATCTGAAAACGAGCAAGTGTATGCATTTAATTTGTACGCAGATGAGCAATATAGTTTTTACATATACATGAACACCAATAGTTCGTTTTTAAAAACTCTAGAAGAATACGAATACACGGAACCTACAGAAATTAACGCATTAAAATATAATCCAGGAGATTTCAGTTTTCAATATTGGGATACTCACATGGGGGAATACGGAGAGGTTATCAAACAATTTGAACTCATTGGAGATCGAGCTTCTGGTGATTTGAGTGAGTTCAAGAGACCAGACGCTATAGAAGGCGCTCCAATTGTTGCATTTGAAATAGGAATTATTAAGGCTGGCTTCAACTTGCTCGCCGTAAATGCAATTCAGCAACTTATTGCTGAGGACGCGTTTAACGTATTAAACAAAACAGATCAGTTTATAGCATACGTAGCGACAGGCAACGATCTTCTTGACTATAGTGTCACAATGCGCAAGACTATAGATTCTGCAATCTTCTATGAGGTTTTTCCTGATATCAGAGAGAGTGACCAGTCTTATCTTGAGCAATTAGAATCCTATCAAAAGCTAAATGTTAGTGAAAGTTTGGATTATTGGATGGAGGCTGTTCACGACTCGTATGCAAGCACATTTCCATATTCACTCTGCAAATCAGAGTACGAAATATTTAAACAATTGGAGCGGTTTGGAAATCCACTAGCACAAGAGAGCTTAAAGCGTCTTGAAGGTCTCGTGGGGAAAAAAGAGCTGGAATCTGAAGAGTACTATGAAATTGATTATTATATTGAATGTCTCTACTTTTCAGATAGTCTGACAGAAGCTCAGAAGGAGAAGTGCAGAGAATTAGCTGCCATAATCCAAAACAATAAAGCTTTGGACAATGCTTATGCTTCACCACTCTGGTCTCTTATCACAAACGAACCATTGCTGAAATAA